A portion of the Homo sapiens chromosome 16, GRCh38.p14 Primary Assembly genome contains these proteins:
- the PPP4C gene encoding serine/threonine-protein phosphatase 4 catalytic subunit isoform 3 (isoform 3 is encoded by transcript variant 5) has translation MGDFVDRGFYSVETFLLLLALKVRYPDRITLIRGNHESRQITQVYGFYDECLRKYGSVTVWRYCTEIFDYLSLSAIIDGKIFCVHGGLSPSIQTLDQIRTIDRKQEVPHDGPMCDLLWSDPEDTTGWGVSPRGAGYLFGSDVVAQFNAANDIDMICRAHQLVMEGYKWHFNETVLTVWSAPNYCYRCGNVAAILELDEHLQKDFIIFEAAPQETRGIPSKKPVADYFL, from the exons ATGGGGGACTTTGTGGACCGTGGCTTCTATAGCGTCGAAACGTTCCTCCTGCTGCTGGCACTTAAG GTTCGCTATCCTGATCGCATCACACTGATCCGGGGCAACCATGAGAGTCGCCAGATCACGCAGGTCTATGGCTTCTACGATGAGTGCCTGCGCAAGTACGGCTCGGTGACTGTGTGGCGCTACTGCACTGAGATCTTTGACTACCTCAGCCTGTCAGCCATCATCGATGGCAAG ATCTTCTGCGTGCACGGGGGCCTCTCCCCCTCCATCCAGACCCTGGATCAGATTCGGACAATCGACCGAAAGCAAGAGGTGCCTCATGATGGGCCCATGTGTGACCTCCTCTGGTCTGACCCAGAAG ACACCACAGGCTGGGGCGTGAGCCCCCGAGGAGCCGGCTACCTATTTGGCAGTGACGTGGTGGCCCAGTTCAACGCAGCCAATGACATTGACATGATCTGCCGTGCCCACCAACTGGTGATGGAAGGTTACAAGTGGCACTTCAATGAGACGGTGCTCACTGTGTGGTCGGCACCCAACTACTGCTACCG CTGTGGGAATGTGGCAGCCATCTTGGAGCTGGACGAGCATCTCCAGAAAGATTTCATCATCTTTGAGGCTGCTCCCCAAGAGACACGGGGCATCCCCTCCAAGAAGCCCGTGGCCGACTACTTCCTGTGA
- the TBX6 gene encoding T-box transcription factor TBX6 isoform X1 — MYHPRELYPSLGAGYRLGPAQPGADSSFPPALAEGYRYPELDTPKLDCFLSGMEAAPRTLAAHPPLPLLPPAMGTEPAPSAPEALHSLPGVSLSLENRELWKEFSSVGTEMIITKAGRRMFPACRVSVTGLDPEARYLFLLDVIPVDGARYRWQGRRWEPSGKAEPRLPDRVYIHPDSPATGAHWMRQPVSFHRVKLTNSTLDPHGHLILHSMHKYQPRIHLVRAAQLCSQHWGGMASFRFPETTFISVTAYQNPQITQLKIAANPFAKGFRENGRNCKRERDARVKRKLRGPEPAATEAYGSGDTPGGPCDSTLGGDIRESDPEQAPAPGEATAAPAPLCGGPSAEAYLLHPAAFHGAPSHLPTRSPSFPEAPDSGRSAPYSAAFLELPHGSGGSGYPAAPPAVPFAPHFLQGGPFPLPYTAPGGYLDVGSKPMY, encoded by the exons ATGTACCATCCACGAGAATTGTACCCGTCCCTGGGGGCCGGCTACCGCCTGGGGCCCGCCCAACCTGGGGCCGACTCCAGCTTCCCACCCGCCCTAGCGGAGGGCTACCGCTACCCCG AACTGGACACCCCTAAACTGGATTGCTTCCTCTCCGGGATGGAGGCTGCTCCCCGCACCCTGGCCGCGCACCCACCTCTGCCCCTTCTGCCCCCTGCCATGGGCACTGAGCCGGCCCCATCAGCTCCAGAGGCCCTCCATTCCCTCCCGGGGGTCAGCCTGAGCCTGGAGAACCGGGAGCTATGGAAGGAGTTCAGCTCTGTGGGAACAGAAATGATCATCACCAAagctgggag GCGCATGTTCCCTGCCTGCCGAGTGTCAGTCACTGGCCTGGACCCCGAGGCCCGCTACTTGTTTCTTCTGGATGTGATTCCGGTGGATGGGGCTCGCTACCGCTGGCAGGGCCGGCGCTGGGAGCCCAGCGGCAAGGCAGAGCCCCGCCTGCCTGACCGTGTCTACATTCACCCCGACTCTCCTGCCACTGGTGCACATTGGATGCGGCAGCCTGTGTCTTTCCATCGTGTCAAGCTCACCAACAGCACGCTGGACCCCCACGGCCAC CTGATCCTGCACTCCATGCACAAGTACCAACCCCGCATACACCTAGTTCGGGCAGCCCAGCTCTGCAGCCAGCACTGGGGGGGCATGGCCTCCTTCCGCTTCCCCGAGACCACATTCATCTCCGTGACAGCCTACCAGAACCCACAG ATCACACAACTGAAGATTGCAGCCAATCCCTTTGCCAAAGGCTTCCGGGAGAACGGCAGAAACTGTAAGAG GGAGCGAGACGCCCGTGTGAAGAGGAAACTGCGGGGCCCAGAGCCAGCAGCCACAGAGGCCTATGGGAGCGGAG acACACCAGGTGGTCCCTGCGACTCCACCCTGGGTGGAGACATTCGTGAATCAGATCCAGAACAGGCCCCAGCCCCCGGGGAAGCCACCGCTGCCCCGGCACCTCTGTGTGGTGGCCCCAGTGCTGAGGCCTACCTCCTGCACCCTGCGGCTTTCCATGGGGCCCCCAGTCACCTTCCCACCAG GAGCCCCAGCTTCCCGGAGGCTCCAGACTCCGGGCGCTCAGCCCCCTACTCGGCTGCATTTCTGGAGCTGCCGCACGGGTCAGGGGGCTCCGGGTACCCAGCGGCTCCACCGGCGGTACCCTTTGCCCCGCACTTTCTCCAAGGGGGCCCCTTCCCTCTACCATACACCGCGCCTGGGGGCTATCTGGATGTGGGCTCCAAACCCATGTACTGA
- the YPEL3 gene encoding protein yippee-like 3 isoform 2 (isoform 2 is encoded by transcript variant 2): protein MVRISKPKTFQAYLDDCHRRYSCAHCRAHLANHDDLISKSFQGSQGRAYLFNSVVNVGCGPAEERVLLTGLHAVADIHCENCKTTLGWKYEQAFESSQKYKEGKYIIELNHMIKDNGWD from the exons ATGGTGCGGATTTCAAAGCCCAAGACGTTTCAGGCCTACTTGGATGATTGTCACCGGAGGTATAGCTGTGCCCACTGCCGCGCTCACCTGGCCAACCACGACGACCTCATCTCCAAG TCCTTCCAGGGCAGTCAGGGGCGTGCCTACCTCTTCAACTCAGT GGTGAACGTGGGCTGCGGGCCAGCCGAGGAGCGGGTGCTGCTGACCGGCCTCCATGCTGTCGCCGACATCCACTGCGAGAACTGCAAGACCACTTTGGGCTGGAAATAT GAACAGGCCTTTGAGAGCagccagaagtacaaagaggggAAGTACATCATTGAACTCAACCACATGATCAAAGACAACGGCTGGGACTGA
- the YPEL3 gene encoding protein yippee-like 3 isoform 1 (isoform 1 is encoded by transcript variant 1) — MCVAQVLTAHLLPPRQALGSLCSPWAAPRVGPLPPAPAMVRISKPKTFQAYLDDCHRRYSCAHCRAHLANHDDLISKSFQGSQGRAYLFNSVVNVGCGPAEERVLLTGLHAVADIHCENCKTTLGWKYEQAFESSQKYKEGKYIIELNHMIKDNGWD; from the exons ATGTGTGTGGCCCAGGTCCTGACAGCCCACCTACTCCCTCCCCGGCAGGCACTGGGCTCCCTCTGCTCCCCGTGGGCCGCTCCCCGCGTGGggccactgcccccggcccccGCCATGGTGCGGATTTCAAAGCCCAAGACGTTTCAGGCCTACTTGGATGATTGTCACCGGAGGTATAGCTGTGCCCACTGCCGCGCTCACCTGGCCAACCACGACGACCTCATCTCCAAG TCCTTCCAGGGCAGTCAGGGGCGTGCCTACCTCTTCAACTCAGT GGTGAACGTGGGCTGCGGGCCAGCCGAGGAGCGGGTGCTGCTGACCGGCCTCCATGCTGTCGCCGACATCCACTGCGAGAACTGCAAGACCACTTTGGGCTGGAAATAT GAACAGGCCTTTGAGAGCagccagaagtacaaagaggggAAGTACATCATTGAACTCAACCACATGATCAAAGACAACGGCTGGGACTGA